The Streptomyces sp. NBC_00236 DNA window ACGTCGAGGGAGGGCCGATGGGAATCGAAGTAATCGTGGAAGGCCTGACGAAATCCTTCGGAAAGCAGAACATCTGGCAGGACGTCAGCCTCACTCTCCCCGCAGGTGAGGTCAGTGTCATGCTCGGCCCGTCGGGTACGGGAAAGACCGTATTCCTCAAATCCATCATCGGCCTGCTCAAGCCTGAACAGGGCCGGGTCCTTGTCAATGGCGTCGACATGGTGAACGGTTCCGAGCGGGACATCATGGAAGCCCGCAAGCTCTTCGGCCTCATGTTCCAGGACGGTGCGCTTTTCGGCTCGATGTCGCTCTTCGACAACATCGCGTTCCCGCTCCGGGAGCACACCCGTAAGAAGGAATCCGAGATCCGCCGCATCGTGATGGAGCGGATCGACGTGGTCGGCCTCCTGGGTGCCGAGGACAAGCTGCCCGGCGAGATCTCGGGCGGTATGCGCAAGCGGGCCGGCCTGGCCCGGGCACTCGTTCTGGACCCGCAGATCATCCTCTGCGACGAGCCCGACTCCGGACTCGACCCGGTCCGCACCGCGTTCATCTCCCAGCTGCTCGTCGACCTGAACGCCCAGATCGACGCGACGATGCTCATCGTCACGCACAACCTCGACATCGCCTCCACCGTGCCGGACAACATGGGCATGCTGTTCTGCCGCAACCTCGTGACCTTCGGGCCGCGCGAGGTGCTGCTCACCAGCGATCTGCCCGTGGTCAACCAGTTCCTCGCCGGGCGCTGCGAAGGGCCCATCGGCATGTCCGAGGAGAAGGACGCCGCCACGCTCGCCGCCGAGGAGCTCAACGGCTACGGACAGGGCATCAGTTCGGCCAACGCCCCGCGCACCGTCGTCCCGCAACTGGAGCCCTCGCCGGGCCTCCCGGTGCGCCAGGGCGCCCTGCGCCGCCGGGAGCGGGTCATGTCGATGATGGGGCAGCTGCCGGAGGCGGCCCGTACCGCCATCCTCAACAGCTACAGCCCGGCCGCCGCGGGCGGTGGGCGCCCATGACGGCTCCCATGCCGGTGATACCCCCGGGGCCGCCGGGGGACCGGCCCCCGACTCCGGCCCCGCTCCCGAAGAAGGCGCCCGAGGCCCCGCGCCCCAGCAGGGCCCTCGCCCCGCTGCGCGAGACCGGCCGGCTGTTCGCGCTCGCCGGGACCGTGTGCCGGGAGACCTTCCGACGGCCCTTCCAGGTGCGGGAGTTCATCGAGCAGTTCTGGTTCGTCGCGAGCGTCACGATCCTGCCCGCCGCCCTCGTCTCCATCCCGTTCGGCGCGGTCATCGCCCTCCAGGTCGGCTCGCTCACCCAGCAGCTCGGCGCCCAGTCCTTCACCGGCGGCGCCAGCGTCCTCGCCGTCATCCAGCAGGCCAGCCCGATCATCGTGGCGCTGCTGGTCTCCGGGGCCGCGGGCTCGGCCATCTGCGCCGACCTCGGATCGCGCAAGATCCGTGAGGAGCTCGACGCGATGGAGGTCATGGGCGTCTCACCCGTGCAGCGCCTCGTCGTCCCGCGGGTCCTGGCCACCATGCTGGTGGCCGTGCTGCTCAACGGCCTCGTCTCCGTCGTCGGCACGATGGGCGGCTACTTCTTCAACGTGATCATGCAGGACGGCACCCCGGGCGCCTATCTCTCCAGCTTCTCGGCCCTGGCCCAATTGCCGGACCTGTACGTCAGCGAGATCAAGGCCCTGATCTTCGGCTTCATCGCCGGCATCGTCGCCGCCTACCGCGGCCTCAACCCGCGCGGTGGTCCGAAGGGCGTGGGCGACGCGGTCAACCAGTCCGTCGTCATCACCTTCATGCTGCTGTTCTTCGTGAACATGGTCCTCACGGCGATCTACCTCCAGATCGTCCCCGCGAAGGGGAGCTGACCGATGTCCATGCTCAGCTGGCTCGACAGATCCGGCGACCAACTCACCTTCTACGTACGGGCACTGGTCTGGATACCCAGGACGCTGCGCCGCTACCTGAAGGAGGTGCAGCGTCTGCTCGCCGAGGTCGCCTTCGGCAGCGGCGGGCTCGGGGTCGTCGGCGGCACCATCGGCGTCATGATCGCGATGACCCTGGCCACCGGCACGGTCGTCGGACTCCAGGGGTACGCCGCCCTCAACCAGATCGGCACCGCCGCCTTCACCGGCTTCATCTCCGCGTACTTCAACACCCGCGAGATTGCCCCGCTCGTCGCAGGGCTCGCACTCTCCGCGACCGTCGGCGCCGGCTTCACCGCGCAGCTCGGTGCCATGCGGATCAACGAGGAGATCGACGGTCTCGAGTCGATGGGCGTGCGGTCCATGCCGTACCTCGTGACCACCCGCATTATCGCCGGGGTCGTCGCCATCATCCCGCTGTACGCGATCGGGCTGCTCTCCTCGTACGTCGCCTCCCGCTACGTGACCGTCCTGTTCAACGGGCAGTCCGCGGGAACGTACGACCACTACTTCAATCTCTTCCTCTCCCCGCAGGACGTCCTGCTGTCGGTGCTCAAAGTGCTGATCTTCAGCGTGATGGTGATCCTCGCGCACTGCTACTACGGCTACCACGCCACCGGCGGGCCCGCCGGGGTGGGCGTGGCCGTGGGCCGCTCGGTGCGTAACGCGATCGTGCTGATCAGCGTCACCGACTTCTTCCTCTCGCTCGCGATCTGGGGCGCCACGACGACCGTGAAGGTGGCCGGCTGATGACATCCCGGACCACAAGGAGCACCAGGGCCGCGAGGACCGCCGGCCGCAGGACCGCCGGGGTCGCGTTCTTCCTCGTGCCCGCCGTACTCATCTGGGTCTCGGTCTCCGTGTACGAGAAGGACTTCGTCCACGACGCGACCGTCACCGTACAGACGTCGAGCGTGGGCAACGAGATGCACGACAACGCCGACGTGAAGCTGCGCGGTGTCGTCATCGGGCAGGTCCGCTCCATCGCGGCCGACGGCGAAGGCGCCCGCCTCACCCTGGCGATCAAGCCGGACAAGCTCGACCGCATCCCGGCCGACGTCACCGCCCAGATGCTGCCCACCACCCTGTTCGGCGAACGGTTCGTGGCCCTTGTGCCGCCCGCCGTGCCGTCCGCGCAGACACTGCAGGCAGGGGCCGTGATCCCGCAGGACCGCTCCAGCAACGCCCTCGAACTCGAAGAGGTCCTCGACAACGTCCTTCCCCTGCTGACCGCGGTGAAGCCGGAGAAACTCTCCGCCACGCTCAACGCGGTCTCCCAGGCGCTCCAGGGCCGCGGCGAGAAGCTCGGCGAGACCCTCGTCACCCTCGACGCCCACCTGAAGAAGTTCAACCCGCAACTCCCCACGCTCAACGCCGACATCAAGGAACTCGTCAAGGTGAGCGCGCTGTACGCGGACGCCGCCCCCGATGTCCTGGACGCCCTCACGGACTTCACCACCACCAGCGGAACCGTCGCCGAACAGCAGGCGGAACTCGCCGACCTGTACGGCTCCACCACCGCCTCCGCCCGGGACCTCACCGCGTTCCTGGAGAAGAACAAGGACAACCTCATCAGGCTCGCGACCTCGGGCAGGCCGACGCTGGAGACCCTCGCGAAGTACTCCTCGGAGTTCCCCTGCACCCTGCGCACCATCGCCGGGTTCGTGCCGGCCATGGACAAGGCGCTCGGCAAGGGCACCGACCGGCCGGGGCTCCACGTCACGGTCAAGGCCGTGCCCTCCAAGGGGAAGTACGTGGCGGGCAAGGACACCCCGGTCTACAACGCGACGGGCGGACCGCACTGCTACTCCGTCCCCTATGTCGGCGATACCGTGCCGACCGCCGACGCCAGGACCGTCGCCGACACCGGCGGCACGGGCGAGGCGGAGACGACCGCCCCCGAAGAAGTACCGGCGGCCGACCCGTCCCTCGGTATGCCCAACTCCCCGCAGGAGAGCCGGCTCGTCAACGAGCTGGTCGCTCCCTCACTGAAAGTCCGGCCGCAGGCCCTGCCCGAGTGGAGCAGCGTGCTCATCGGTCCGGCCTTCCGCGGTGTGGAGGTGAAGCTCAAGTGAAGCGCCGCTCCCTCGCGGGACCGCTCGCGAAATCGATCGTCTTCATCCTGGTGACGGTCCTCGCCACCACGGTGCTGGGTCTCTCCATCGCCAACACCGGTGTCGGCGACACCCGTTCGTACCGCGCCAGGTTCACCGACGCGACCGGACTCATCGTCGGCGACAGCGTCCGGATCGCCGGCGTCAAGGTCGGACAGGTCGAGTCCATCAAGGTCGCCGACCGACGGCTCGCCGAGGTCCGCTTCAACGTGCAGAAGAGCCGGAAGCTGCCGGCGTCGGTTACCGCGTCGATCAAGTACCTCAACATGGTCGGCCAGCGCTACATCGACCTCGACCAGGGCGCCGGGCCCGTCGGAAAGAGCTTCACCGCGGGCGCCACCATCCCGCTCTCCCGTACGACGCCGGCCCTGGACCTCACCCAGCTCTTCAACGGATTCCAGCCGCTCTTCGAAGGGCTGTCCCCGCCCGACGTCAACCAGCTGGCCGGCTCCATCGTCCAGGTGCTCCAGGGCGAGGGCGGCACCATCGACAGCATCCTCCAGCACGTCGGATCGCTGACCGGCACAGTCGCCGCCAAGGACCAGGTGATCGGCGAGGTGATCAAGAACCTCAACACGGTCCTGAAGACCGTCAACGACCGCGAGGCAGGGTTCAACGACCTCGTCGACACCCTCCAGGCACTCGTCACCGGCTTCTCGGGCGACCGCAAGCCGCTCGGCGAGGCCGTCACCGCGATGGGCGCCCTCACCACGGTCACGGCCGACCTGTTCAAGGACGGGCGAGCGCCCCTCAAGGAGGACATCAAGCAGCTCGGCCGGCTCTC harbors:
- a CDS encoding ABC transporter ATP-binding protein; this translates as MGIEVIVEGLTKSFGKQNIWQDVSLTLPAGEVSVMLGPSGTGKTVFLKSIIGLLKPEQGRVLVNGVDMVNGSERDIMEARKLFGLMFQDGALFGSMSLFDNIAFPLREHTRKKESEIRRIVMERIDVVGLLGAEDKLPGEISGGMRKRAGLARALVLDPQIILCDEPDSGLDPVRTAFISQLLVDLNAQIDATMLIVTHNLDIASTVPDNMGMLFCRNLVTFGPREVLLTSDLPVVNQFLAGRCEGPIGMSEEKDAATLAAEELNGYGQGISSANAPRTVVPQLEPSPGLPVRQGALRRRERVMSMMGQLPEAARTAILNSYSPAAAGGGRP
- a CDS encoding MlaE family ABC transporter permease: MSMLSWLDRSGDQLTFYVRALVWIPRTLRRYLKEVQRLLAEVAFGSGGLGVVGGTIGVMIAMTLATGTVVGLQGYAALNQIGTAAFTGFISAYFNTREIAPLVAGLALSATVGAGFTAQLGAMRINEEIDGLESMGVRSMPYLVTTRIIAGVVAIIPLYAIGLLSSYVASRYVTVLFNGQSAGTYDHYFNLFLSPQDVLLSVLKVLIFSVMVILAHCYYGYHATGGPAGVGVAVGRSVRNAIVLISVTDFFLSLAIWGATTTVKVAG
- a CDS encoding MCE family protein is translated as MTSRTTRSTRAARTAGRRTAGVAFFLVPAVLIWVSVSVYEKDFVHDATVTVQTSSVGNEMHDNADVKLRGVVIGQVRSIAADGEGARLTLAIKPDKLDRIPADVTAQMLPTTLFGERFVALVPPAVPSAQTLQAGAVIPQDRSSNALELEEVLDNVLPLLTAVKPEKLSATLNAVSQALQGRGEKLGETLVTLDAHLKKFNPQLPTLNADIKELVKVSALYADAAPDVLDALTDFTTTSGTVAEQQAELADLYGSTTASARDLTAFLEKNKDNLIRLATSGRPTLETLAKYSSEFPCTLRTIAGFVPAMDKALGKGTDRPGLHVTVKAVPSKGKYVAGKDTPVYNATGGPHCYSVPYVGDTVPTADARTVADTGGTGEAETTAPEEVPAADPSLGMPNSPQESRLVNELVAPSLKVRPQALPEWSSVLIGPAFRGVEVKLK
- a CDS encoding MlaE family ABC transporter permease; protein product: MTAPMPVIPPGPPGDRPPTPAPLPKKAPEAPRPSRALAPLRETGRLFALAGTVCRETFRRPFQVREFIEQFWFVASVTILPAALVSIPFGAVIALQVGSLTQQLGAQSFTGGASVLAVIQQASPIIVALLVSGAAGSAICADLGSRKIREELDAMEVMGVSPVQRLVVPRVLATMLVAVLLNGLVSVVGTMGGYFFNVIMQDGTPGAYLSSFSALAQLPDLYVSEIKALIFGFIAGIVAAYRGLNPRGGPKGVGDAVNQSVVITFMLLFFVNMVLTAIYLQIVPAKGS
- a CDS encoding MCE family protein; translated protein: MKRRSLAGPLAKSIVFILVTVLATTVLGLSIANTGVGDTRSYRARFTDATGLIVGDSVRIAGVKVGQVESIKVADRRLAEVRFNVQKSRKLPASVTASIKYLNMVGQRYIDLDQGAGPVGKSFTAGATIPLSRTTPALDLTQLFNGFQPLFEGLSPPDVNQLAGSIVQVLQGEGGTIDSILQHVGSLTGTVAAKDQVIGEVIKNLNTVLKTVNDREAGFNDLVDTLQALVTGFSGDRKPLGEAVTAMGALTTVTADLFKDGRAPLKEDIKQLGRLSDRLADNSPKIENFLQKTPAKMEAISRLASYGSWLNLYLCEAKVSGVTTSDGSTPPTGIEITQPRCLS